In Erigeron canadensis isolate Cc75 chromosome 6, C_canadensis_v1, whole genome shotgun sequence, the following are encoded in one genomic region:
- the LOC122602934 gene encoding disease resistance protein Roq1-like, whose amino-acid sequence MASLSSHSGGRWKYDVFVSFRGEDIRKTFVDHLFSDFRRKGIYAFRDDNELKRGEEISSELYQAIEQSRFLIVIFSHDYASSTWCLRELVKILNCKKVDDRYEVRALFYNVTPEMVLDQSGSYKEAFVKHEALKRIEIPEWKEALKSASSLSGWNLQSMSDW is encoded by the coding sequence ATGGCATCATTATCTTCACATTCTGGTGGTAGATGGAAATACGACGTATTTGTGAGTTTTAGAGGAGAAGACATCCGCAAAACATTTGTGGATCATCTTTTTAGTGATTTCAGAAGGAAAGGAATCTATGCGTTCAGAGATGATAACGAGTTAAAGAGAGGAGAAGAGATATCATCTGAACTTTACCAAGCGATTGAACAGTCGAGGTTCTTGATAGTTATATTCTCACATGACTATGCTTCATCAACCTGGTGTCTGAGGGAGCTTGTGAAGATCCTCAACTGCAAAAAGGTAGACGACAGATATGAAGTTCGGGCACTCTTTTACAATGTCACCCCCGAAATGGTGCTTGATCAAAGTGGTAGCTACAAAGAAGCATTCGTGAAACATGAAGCTTTGAAAAGAATAGAGATCCCGGAATGGAAGGAAGCTCTGAAATCGGCATCCAGCTTATCTGGATGGAACCTGCAATCTATGTCCGATTGGTAA
- the LOC122602935 gene encoding disease resistance protein RPV1-like, producing the protein MIGVCGIGGIGKTTIAKAIFNLLHTHFDAYSFCEDVKGVEKRFGLVHLQTNLLEDLTNVRNLKIRNVSHGIGIIERSMLTKKVLVVLDDVDDYNQLEALVGSPSWFGPGSIIIVTGRDRQWLSPHGVEEIYEVDLLDDNEALELFSRYAFRTKHPNEEFIHLSNQVVNYVKGLPLALKILGSFLFGKTVEEWESQLKKLQRYPHSQIQQVLRISYDALDYDQRDIFLDISCFFKGEKKDYVRKILDACDLYFATNIRILIDKSLISVRNDRLYMHDLVQEMGWQIVHEESEEPGKRSRLWFPMDVLSVLNKDKGTESVKGLCLDVSLTETNVSGETFAKLNKLRLLNLYIRNWNNLRDANGKIRESKMGVETKVKATSGRLALLSSELRLFCWNGYPFQHLPSTFYPENLVVLDLSYSYIKEIWSGSQGFMKLVSINLGHCHNLTKTPDFTRYPNLEELVLDGCENLNEVHPSVGTLASLVVLNLRNCTSLVSPPKCNDLKSLQVLNLSGCKKLDAFPEELGKMRALVELHADGTRIDQLPSSILSLQNLQVLSLGRGAEMENKALGSFLWPSFLHRNTHRPPSLALPSFSSLRYLRDIDVSHCNITKASLDGIESLSMLETLNLSGNDFTRLPSFAKLYKLETLGLVGCKKMEALPELPPNIQLVEAQDCISLRELPVNSSLYKSSIQCFDLTNCTKVIENQSVESLVTMLLPQGRIDPYKIVSVLLPGSRIPDWFTNQSMGDCVRLDLPPEWCYEKFKGIAFCLVFTSRNRNGRKSSYGSIGYRFKNFDGTPIGVETPIPDSIFQYENIGIKSDQMLLSYHQSEPDWKKAKDFITVSFDIYGADCMVKMCGARLVFEEDEQQEEGSRSRMIQWLPPPSLEDHEPKRHV; encoded by the exons ATGATAGGCGTATGTGGTATTGGTGGAATCGGAAAGACAACAATTGCTAAAGCTATCTTCAATTTACTGCATACACATTTTGATGCATACAGCTTTTGTGAAGATGTTAAAGGGGTTGAAAAACGGTTTGGGTTAGTCCATCTCCAGACAAATCTTCTTGAGGATCTTACAAATGTCAGAAATCTTAAAATACGTAACGTAAGTCATGGTATCGGCATAATAGAGAGAAGTATGCTGACCAAAAAGGTCCTTGTTGTACTAGATGACGTAGATGATTACAACCAACTTGAAGCACTAGTCGGATCGCCTTCTTGGTTTGGTCCTGgaagtattattattgttactggTAGAGATAGACAATGGCTCAGTCCTCATGGAGTTGAAGAGATATACGAGGTTGATCTTTTGGATGATAATGAAGCTCTTGAGCTTTTTAGTCGTTATGCTTTCAGAACCAAACATCCAAACGAAGAGTTTATACATCTTTCTAACCAGGTAGTTAACTATGTCAAGGGACTTCCTCTTGCTCTTAAGATTTTGGGGAGTTTCCTATTTGGGAAAACTGTAGAGGAATGGGAAAGTCAGCTGAAAAAGCTTCAGAGATACCCTCATTCACAAATACAGCAAGTACTCCGAATAAGTTATGATGCGCTAGATTATGATCAAAGGGATATCTTTCTTGACATTTCATGCTTCTTTAAAGGGGAGAAGAAAGATTACGTCAGGAAAATATTAGATGCAtgtgatttgtattttgcaacGAATATCAGAATTCTTATTGACAAGTCATTAATATCAGTTCGTAATGATCGACTGTATATGCACGATTTGGTCCAAGAAATGGGTTGGCAAATTGTACATGAAGAATCTGAAGAGCCAGGAAAACGCAGCAGATTATGGTTTCCAATGGACGTGCTTTCCGTGTTAAACAAGGATAAG GGAACTGAATCTGTTAAAGGCCTGTGTTTGGATGTTTCGCTTACAGAAACGAATGTCTCTGGTGAAACCTTTGCAAAGTTGAACAAATTACGGTTACTAAACCTTTATATTCGCAACTGGAATAACCTTAGAGACGCCAATGGCAAAATACGAGAGAGTAAAATGGGCGTAGAAACGAAGGTGAAAGCAACTTCTGGAAGGCTTGCATTATTGTCCAGTGAACTTCGGCTTTTTTGTTGGAACGGGTACCCTTTCCAGCATTTACCATCAACGTTCTACCCTGAAAACCTTGTTGTTCTTGATTTGTCTTATAgttacataaaagaaatttggAGCGGATCACAG GGTTTCATGAAGTTAGTGTCGATAAATCTTGGTCATTGTCATAACTTAACAAAGACACCAGATTTTACTAGATATCCGAATCTTGAAGAGCTGGTACTCGATGGTTGTGAGAATTTGAATGAAGTTCATCCATCTGTTGGAACACTTGCAAGTCTCGTTGTCTTGAATTTGAGAAACTGTACAAGCCTTGTGAGCCCTCCTAAGTGCAATGATTTGAAATCTCTCCAAGTTCTTAATCTTTCTGGTTGCAAAAAGTTGGACGCATTTCCTGAAGAACTTGGTAAAATGAGAGCGCTAGTGGAGCTTCATGCTGATGGCACTCGCATCGACCAACTCCCTTCTTCTATATTGTCTCTTCAAAACCTTCAGGTGCTCTCACTTGGAAGAGGAGCAGAGATGGAAAATAAAGCGTTGGGTTCGTTTCTCTGGCCTTCATTCTTACACAGAAATACGCACCGTCCACCAAGTTTGGCATTGCCATCTTTTTCAAGTTTGAGGTACTTAAGAGATATTGATGTTAGTCACTGCAACATAACGAAGGCCAGCCTGGATGGCATTGAAAGTTTGTCAATGCTTGAAACCCTGAACCTGAGCGGGAACGATTTCACAAGGTTGCCTAGTTTCGCCAAACTTTATAAACTTGAAACACTTGGTCTGGTCGGGTGTAAGAAGATGGAAGCACTGCCAGAACTTCCACCGAACATTCAATTAGTTGAGGCACAGGACTGCATATCATTGAGGGAATTGCCCGTGAATTCATCCCTGTACAAAAGTAGCATTCAGTGCTTCGACCTCACCAACTGCACAAAAGTGATTGAGAATCAATCAGTTGAAAGTCTGGTAACCATGTTGCTGCCACAG GGACGCATTGATCCGTATAAGATAGTGAGTGTATTGCTTCCAGGAAGTAGGATTCCTGACTGGTTTACCAATCAAAGTATGGGAGATTGTGTAAGGCTGGACTTACCTCCAGAGTGGTGCTATGAGAAGTTTAAAGGCATAGCATTTTGTCTTGTTTTTACCTCTAGAAATCGCAATGGTCGCAAGAGTAGCTACGGATCAATTGGATATAGATTCAAGAACTTTGATGGTACTCCCATTGGCGTCGAGACTCCCATACCAGATTCAATATTTCAATATGAAAACATAGGGATCAAGTCAGACCAGATGCTGCTGAGTTACCATCAATCTGAACCGGATTGGAAGAAAGCCAAGGATTTCATTACGGTTTCCTTTGATATTTATGGTGCAGATTGTATGGTGAAAATGTGTGGTGCAAGACTGGTGTTTGAGGAAGACGAACAGCAAGAAGAAGGTAGTAGGTCAAGAATGATTCAATGGCTACCTCCTCCCTCACTTGAAGATCACGAGCCTAAACGACATGTGTAA